CAATCCGATGAGTGCTTCCTCGATCCGCAACATCGTCATCGTCGGCGGCGGCACCGCCGGCTGGATGGCCGCTGCCGCGTTCGCGCGCGTGCTTGGACCAACGTACAACGTCACGCTGGTCGAGTCCGAACAGATCGGCACGGTTGGAGTGGGCGAGGCCACGGTTCCGCACATCAAGGCCTTCAACAACCTGCTGGGCCTGGACGAGGCTGCATTCGTACGCCAGACCCAGGGCACCTTCAAGCTGGGCATCGAGTTCGTGGACTGGCACCATGTGGGCGACCGGTACATCCACGGCTTCGGCAGCGAGATCGGCCATCCGCTCGGCCTGTTGCCGTTCCACCAGTACTGGATCAAGGCGCGCCACGCCGGCTGGGCCAAGCCGCTAGGTCATTACACGCTCAACACGGTCGCCGCACCGCTGGGCAGGTTCATGACCTCGGCCAGCGACGTGCCACCGGGCTCGCCACTGGCCAACATCGCTTATGCCTACCATTTCGATGCGGCGCTGTATGCACGCTTTCTGCGTAGCTATGCAGAGCAGCGTGGTGTGCGCCGGATCGAGGGCATCGTCGAAACGGTGCATCGGCATCCGGAAAATGGTGACGTGTTGTCCGTGACCTTGCAGGACGACACGCGGGTCGCAGGCGATCTGTTCGTGGACTGCTCGGGCTTTCGCGGGCTGCTGATCGAGCAGGCGCTGCACACCGGGTACGAAGACTTCACCCATTGGTTGCCCTGTGATCGCGCGCTGGCCGTCCCTTGCGAAAAGGTCGGCCCGCCCGTGCCCTACACTCGCTCCACCGCGCGCCCGGCTGGCTGGCAATGGCGTATTCCGCTGCAGCACCGCACTGGCAACGGCTATGTGTATTCCAGTGCGCATCTCAGCGAGGATGAAGCCACCGCCACCTTGCTGGCTAACCTGGACGGCAAACCGCTGGGCGAACCGCGCCCGCTGCGCTTTACGACCGGGCGCAGGAGGAAATGCTGGAACAAGAATGTCGTCGCGCTCGGCTTGGCCAGCGGCTTCATGGAGCCGCTGGAATCCACCAGTATCCATCTGATCCAGTCCGGGATATCCAAGCTTCTGGAACTGTTCCCGCGGGAGGGCCTCAGCCCC
The window above is part of the Pseudoxanthomonas sp. X-1 genome. Proteins encoded here:
- a CDS encoding tryptophan halogenase family protein, yielding MSASSIRNIVIVGGGTAGWMAAAAFARVLGPTYNVTLVESEQIGTVGVGEATVPHIKAFNNLLGLDEAAFVRQTQGTFKLGIEFVDWHHVGDRYIHGFGSEIGHPLGLLPFHQYWIKARHAGWAKPLGHYTLNTVAAPLGRFMTSASDVPPGSPLANIAYAYHFDAALYARFLRSYAEQRGVRRIEGIVETVHRHPENGDVLSVTLQDDTRVAGDLFVDCSGFRGLLIEQALHTGYEDFTHWLPCDRALAVPCEKVGPPVPYTRSTARPAGWQWRIPLQHRTGNGYVYSSAHLSEDEATATLLANLDGKPLGEPRPLRFTTGRRRKCWNKNVVALGLASGFMEPLESTSIHLIQSGISKLLELFPREGLSPVLRQRYNDRLAFEFDRIRDFLVLHYKATARSDSGFWRQCRDMDIPDTLQATLDLFADSGRFYRNGEEMFAEISWVQVMVGQGILPASYHPLVDQVPEVDLKGFLASIEQTLAHCAQAMPPHEAFIARACAAPAS